The Dermacentor silvarum isolate Dsil-2018 chromosome 3, BIME_Dsil_1.4, whole genome shotgun sequence region CACTTCTGCTACTTCGATCGGATTTATGCAATGGAAGGAGAGGACATCACTTACCCAGCAAATTGCAAAGAGGAATTCGCTGACAAAAGAAATCATAATAATACAAGAGTGTGGGCTAAGTAGGGAGCACTAAGTTGCAAGCAAAAGTCTAGAAATGACCGCACCAGCTCAAACATTCAAATTTCGTCTAGGCGCAGTCATACTACGGGACATTTTCTTAGTGCATTACATTGATCAATCCAGACGCGCCTAGTTCGTACTACTTATTTTCAGTTTGCATGCCTAggctgtgcagaaaaaaaaaatcgcaacacCCTTTTTTCTCTCGGAGAAAACGCTAACCTATAACGCAGATAGTTCTAACGATCATTGATCAGCGAGCCACAAGAGAAGAATTTTGTGGATTTCGCACACTTTTTACTCTGGTACAATGAAACAGCAAAACTCTGCTAGTGAAGCTGACTCCTGGTTGCACCCGCCACCTGAAACGCGTGTACGCGGCAGGCAAAGCGCCTATATTTTACACCGCGCCAGCTAGATTCATCGTACTTCCGCATATCGCCTTGGCGGCATATGTAGAACAGGTGGTGTGCGTGTTTACGAGGCAGGATCAAAGAGTGACTCGCTATAGTGTCCTCAGTGTCCTCATACGAGAAGGCAAGAGGAAAATTGGGGACGAGAACGCAAGAACGAAAAATTGCGAGTTTATTCAACAGTATTCGCTAATAACGCACTCGATAAATGAAGGTTTCCCAATATCGCTACCATGCTATGACGCTACCAACACAGTCATGTACTATATTAACCAGAACGCTGACTGTATCGCGGTGCACTTGCGCATGTGAGAAATGGCAGGAGCTTTATCGCCATTGGGGATATACTGTTGCGATAGAGATGCTCGCAGATGTGAAAACGCAGAAGCCATGTAGTGAATCCTTTCAGAAAGTCAATTTTACAGTGAGCAGTTAGCGTGCAAGtcactttttttcccctcttttgtTCGTGGAACCTTGTGCGCAGTGGTTCAACGCCAGCGTTGAATGGCGGCGTCCTACATCGAGTTCTCGTTCTGATAGCAGGGGACAAAGTTCCGAGAACGCAGGACTTTAGGGCGAGTAGATGCCCTCACATTTAGTCTAGAAATTGCGGCGGGTCATTTCCATGAGCAGCTCATAGGTTTACGAACGTTGCTGTGCTTTATTATTTTTAAATTACTTATAGTGTCCTTGCTGGCTTCCGAGTTTGAAACGAAAACAAGAGTGTGCCGCTAGCAGATGGTTCATTTGGCCATGATTTCTAACGCATCGTAGAAATGGGAGCATGAAAAGGAAACTTACTTATTTAGACTGATCATTGTTTCACACATCgaagtacgtttttttttctattcaagATGCTTACGTGCGCTTTAATAATGGCAGGGAGTAAATGCAACGACGTAGATGAGGTATTGCTATACATTTAGCTTCTGTACCCTTCTTGGTATAGTTCCAGAAAAATGAAGCGTCTGAATccgaatctgaaaaaaaaatatgttataAAAAGAGAGCTCAAAGCAGCTAGAAAACATTTTATCCTTGTAAGATGATGAAGATACTATACACCGAGCAAACTTTTTGGTTTTGCTGTAAGGCGAAACATAAAGGATTTAATTCTACTAAATTCCTGCAGATTGAGCATCCTATTTGGGCGATGATATGTAGCTGCTCAAACATCAGCTTGGCAACATTCTTTACATCAACACAATTTATTACCGCTATAACGTAAACATATTTCCACTCTGACTTTATTCCAACCTCACGACGTCAAAGTTACATAGCCGCCGACGCAAGCGCAGACGGTGTCCCACAAGGATGGTTCAGCAGCCCAATCAAGTGCTTTCCTCGTTTGGACGAGGTGAGCTTGGTTTGTTTTCAAAGCGAATTGTATTGCCTACGGCTACAGTttttccttatctaattggctcacGAGAGGCGAAGAGGGCACAGAAGAGGATAGTGTTTCGGCggggccgagctagcgcagtgaaagtaagTAACCGGGACAGAAGAGTTGTGtcggcgtctccgattggtccgcttccccttgcttagcttgcggtggctggtcgaacaTCGCGGCATCGTGCAACAGGGAGGTCAAAATAACGCTAAAATGGGTCCCCAGCCAGCAAGAGTTGGCGGAACGATGTCGcgtacgtgccgaaagggctcgacagaCGTTATACAGCCACGCAAAAAGTATTTATTGTACGTAAAGAAATTCATTCTCGCCGGCAGCTCCAAGCAGCCAGTGCCAGAACGGTCACCgggtagccatcttctattcttttCTGAACGAGGCAGTCTCAAGATATTCCGGGAAAAAAATTCGGTTTTGTTCGGCATACCATTGCATCTTTAAGGCGTACaggtcactttgacgcggtgagcttccgcggttttgtgacgtcgcgtggcaGAAAGGTAAGCTGGGTGTGACCCGAAAACATGTTCACCAATCGTttttttaaaccgcagcttcgtagctttagtacgttcccgcaaaaatgggcataAGTAGAACCGGAattttaaatattgcttaatttcggtcgcattattaggaaaaccattaaaggtacatgaatgaaattttgcgtcctaaaaaGAAATTCCTTGAACTATATATTTATCTAAAATTTAGCTTCCGTGGGCGTGTAGTTgctgggctgtttacaacagaagttgcgatattttggcaatctcgaaaagcaaattatccaaaaagtaaaaattcaacattattttgctgcgtctagggaatagataaatatgtcctaaagctacagagcaagccgcagtgcagtaaatgcggtagtttcttctaaataaggtcacaactgagacacactttgcaaaaaccatgtatctcatgcttgttcttgaacatttattgctaaatcacattaatcaatttctttttattatatatagttggaatatacaagaattaagcttttttatgatATATTCGACAACTTCATGtcccaagtagaagagccgccacggttgctccaaaagtacttaAAACGGTGGACTCGTGCCGCCGGAgtcggaccgccaccttaaaggcTCCTGGCAATGTCGACTGCGTGAAATATAATAATGTAATACTTCCGCACTCCCCTGCCTTAATGCATCGCTCTATTCTATACCCAGGCGACAGACAACTCCTGTAGCGGGCATTTAAGAAAAACGTCGGCAAGGCAAATGGAAACGCGGATGATATAACACCATTATCCGTTATAATTTATGTGGCTGTGGCAGTTATGCCTTCGAGAGAAGTGGCCAGATTTATCTGCACATTTTTATCTGCATGCACTAGTTCAACACAAAACTGCTGTGGACTGCCGTTTGCCCGACACCCGGGATATGCACTGACTTTCCGTGCAGTCACCGAAGTTTTAAAACAGGGGCCGACATGAACGAGCTCTCGATCACCTTTTATATATCTGGGTATGAGTCGAAGGCGTGATAACTCGCCCAATTTCCGCCAGCTCCGCGAGGGTGCAACAGATATGTTTTATAGAGCCCAAGTCATGTTCAGACCTTCCGCGCTCTGACTGAGGGCGAGGACGGCGAGAGGATCGAAACCTGCTCCCGGCGACGGTATACACCGAGTTCAACGACAGTGCGTCACTTGCCACCCCCCGCCAAACGACGTACACGGGACATGCGACTTCGTCTTAGAAGGCCGAGAAGTTGACGTCGTGCTGCGCGAATATGTGATCGAAGCGGGCCGGCACGATGGCCCGGCGGTAGCACCGGGGCACGCGCCTCTTCGACTCGAGGCCGAGGTCCTCGGCCAAGGCGATGCCGTCCGGGTTGCAGTCGACCACCATCATGACGAGGCCGACGCGCGTCAGCGGGTTCCCGTCCACCAGTGCGCGAAGCAGCACGTCGGCCGCCTGGCGATCCTCGGCGTACACGGGTCCCATCATGGCGCCGCCCAGGATGTTGGTGCCGATCTTGCCGAAGCCGCACACGACTTCGCTGCCGTCGGGCCGCCGCCGGACTACGGCGCGAGCGAACCCGTCCGTGTCGTACACTGTGTAGGTGACCGCCTTCTCGCGGTTGTAGCAGTGCACTAGGGCGTCGTAAGCGATCACCTGCGACAGCAACAGCGGGAAAAGACACCTGAACATACAGGATGCCAATGCACGCCGAATTAAACAGGTAGGGACGACTTACGTTAATTAGACTTCAGAACATTCAATCCGACCTTCAATTCGAACGTATTTAGAAGACTCGCAAGGCGTTGAGGCGTGATAAACATTTCGTCACAttgattattttattttatttcgtttatttatttaatgcATAGTACGGACCGCAGCGTCGTCCAAGATGGGCAGGCACGTGTACAAAATCCAAAGATAATAAATACAAAATGCAATTGCAAACACGACGCTAATGCAATGTACATGACACAATCAAGAGGGGTCTAATCTACAAAGCTCAGCTAGACGGTTCCACTTAGATATTGTGCGTAGGAAGAAACGAAAACTGAAAACTGTTAGTTTTAGCAAAATATTGATTTAGAGAATGAGCTCGATGATGTCATGTATGTCCACTGCACAGAGGGGATAAATATATTCTGGGGTCAAGGCCTATTTTTATGCTTAATGAGCAAATAAACAAAGTTTACATGGTTCTTCTTTCTTCGGCATTTTGTCTTTGATTTGAATAACTGGTGCGCTTAAACGCATTAAGGCaacacggatggatggatggacggatgaaTTAATGCTATGAGCGTtccctttgaaacgaggtggtgggttgcgccaccaagttCTTGTTCTTATTTTACCTAATGTCCTTCCTgcgttcctgaaaaaaaaagacacacgcACGCAAAGAATTCCGAGCATCAAATTTTCTGAATCGCTACTggaaactttgtttttgtacgcctccgttgacGTAGGCTGTGAAGGACGCCGCGTAGTGCAGGGCTCCAAAATCATTTTTTTACCATTTAGGGTTTTTGGACTGACACCCACATGAATGTTTTCTTGAATTGGAATTTTCGGATAATGTGAGCCCAAAATGAGGTTCAACAAAAGTTGCATTATCGGAAGTCTATTTTATCAAGCCGAACGGAAGCACTTTGTCCGAATCCTACCTTTTAGCATCTGCTAAAGCCGAAGTATTTATTCACATGCCTGCCAAATGATTTGCTTCCGACAAGCATACGTACGAGGTGGCAGATATCGCAGCGAACAAAACGCGGGAAAGAAAGTAATTGCGCAGATCTCATGCACAGTGGGAATATATGATATGCGAAGCGTTTTTCAGGTACCTGGCAATCCAAGCATTCTTAGGGGTTCCGCAAAGCGATACCATGTGTACCAACGTGTTCCTGTAATTTTAGTAGTTGTTTTTGTGTGTGACGAAAGCAGCACGACGGCAACCAAGTTGTAGACGATCGTTTGAAGGCATGATTTCCACGCCGGCCATTCCACGCGCGCCTACGACATGGCGATTATTGGGTTCTACGTCGGTATAGTGGACAAGCGTAAACGAGAGAAACAAGGATTGCGACGCCATCAACGACTACGTGTTATACAATCGTACGTATTTAGGGCAATTTTTTGTGGCATATGTTAAAAACGACGATGACATTTGTacgtatgtgaaaaaaaaatgttaaaactTTGTTAACTTATGTGATCCTGAAGTCTGTACAACGTcccgcagtttctacgtagcgtaaactgctacgaggaaagtactgGGCAAAGTGGACTgttcccggagatagtgcagtctaacacgaCGCCTTAAAGTGCGAGCTGTCACAAGGAATGAAGGCGACAACGTGACACAAGGTGCACGCGCCGAGTGTTTCAAAGCACAATGTTTCATGCTACATCTTTCAGAGAGCTGGCTGGTTTTAGAACGAGAGAAGAATGCGTCTCGTCGTGGCCTAATCTAATAAAGACAAGTGACTGTGGCCTTGGAATTCTATACAAATATATCGCGGATTATTATTTCCCGTAAGGTCGGGGAAGGAGGTTTGGGATTAAGTCGCTTGTTCTTAAAGCTGGCGACCAGCAGGTTCTTGTTCTTAAGAGATCAGCAAGATTTTTTGTCTACACATACATTCAAGCAATGCTGATAGGAGCCGTACCAGAATTTGTAGTCTCCACCATAGAAAACGGTCCGTATATGGTATCCCGTTACTTGTGCGAGGTTCTATCCTACTATCAGTCTCTCATCAGCAAGTTTTCTATTGATTACTTAATTAATGTGCCCATGAAGCACCTCTTAAGGGACCTGGCAGACACAGTCTTCCCGGTTCCATCAGACAAATTAGGAAACGATGTTCTGTAACGTGTCAAAAACATGTTAGTGCCCGCAGGGgtcaaaacgtttttctttaaagtTCACACGGACACACTGCCAGTAAAAACATGGTTCGAACGACGAGGTATGTTTGTGGCGTGGGGAGTAAATTGCATGTTATGCAGGAAACAAGCGACAGTAGAACATGTTTTCATTGATTGTTGAGACGCTGTCTTCTATTGGGATGTCCTTCAAAAGATACTGCAGAAGAACCTTCCAATAGATGTGGATGGCATACGATTTCTACCTGTTCAAGAAAATAGTGTCCCTCAATGATCCAAGACAACACAAAACATCCCGTGGATGTCCCGGAAAGATCCGAACCTCCTAGCTTTTTATGGGACGCACTGAGGACGTCCACAGCACCATGCCCACAATTAATTTTAAACACAACATCTACTGCTGGACTTATCGTGaacctaacttgacatatatccAAGCAACATCCTTAGAAAGATATTCTGAGGACGCTGCTTCCAGATGTGTTTATCGTGGGAGCCGCACGTTCGCCCAAACGAAATTGAGTGCAGCAGTATAACAAAACAAAAGAGGTAGCacactgaaatatatatatatatatatattgtaacggatacgaaaggcaggcacaaaaagagagaagacgaagagctcgagaggccagactgcgctacgatcacgctccgatcatcgcccATCTCCCGTAAAATAAAACCATTCCTTCACAACTCTTcctaacagttgtggtggaaggtgctgggtaatcgacacccgaaaacggaggctgaaccacaagttcttcgacggagccgtcgccttgctggactcccaccgaatacaccggagttgaacatgtcctacgacgcagacgaacaacggcccattccaactgctgcgccgaccagttccgttcagcaactgagagatgcgcgtcccttcgccggaagaccggacgaagacgtcgaggaatggctcatgCATTATCACCGGGTGAGTGCAGCCAACAAGTGGAACAGCGCTTCTCAGCTATAGAACGTCGTGTTCTTCCTAACGAACACTGCGTTGACGTGGTTTGACAATCACGAGGAAACGTTAACGACATGGGGCAGATTTGTTTCTGAAATGAAAGAGCGAACTCACttacgtaatagctcgcctcctgtgcaatggtcggcgatcaagcagaactcagctgactcatattgctcgcctgaagcctttctaccctgcttgtccatcctgactcgccccacgggcttcgtctgcttgcggggaaatgtaacggatacgaaatgcaggcacaaaaagagagaagagaagacgaagagaacgaagagctcgagaggccagactgcgctacgatcacgctccgatcatcgcccACCTCCCGTAAAATAAAACCATtccttcacaactcttcgtaagaatatatatatatatatatatatatatatatatttttttcagtgTGCTACCTCTTTTGTTCTTGGTTATACTGCTGCACTCAATTTCGTTGTGCACTCTCGCCGCGGCTACCCCCGAGCTCGAatggcattatatatatatatatatatatatatatattgggaccaattgggaccaggtgctccccttcgtcacgtacgcctataactctgcgccacaagctaccaccggcttctcccctttctttcttctatatggacgtgaaccatcatgttcaatggacaccattctcccctaccgacccgatgtctctgaagccacgcccgtttccgaagcggctgcttatgctgaagagtgtcgtcaactggctcgctcgtttaccgcgcaagaccaatgtcgccaaaaatctcgccatgacgaatctgcatctagcgcccactattccccgggaatgctagtttggctctgggtcccatccactactcccggcctttcgaccaagcttctctcgaattaccacggtccctaccgagtagtagagcaaacatctcccgtcaactacatcatcgagccgctcgagccatcttcccaccaccgctgccgagggcgtgaaacagttcacgtcactcggctgaaaccgttctacgaccctcctgtgctgtcattcccctaagtcgccaggttggctcctttctgcgcggggagtgattgtaccggagcacatcggcaccagctctgtgccagcgagtgtgtggaagaagacgttgacgatcgtgtggttcgcgctaggtcggttttcaacgagccagcttgtttaaccgcttcatctagtctacctgcaaaatactcttgttgcaatatatatatatatatatatatatatatatatatatatatattgtgatgaagaagacgtgcaatatgttctgcagatgatgcacaccaccagcagtagcagcatcgtgatcgctccgcaaaagacgacgccgaagttaccgctaagagcgctgcccgacgtaactgtttagccgcccgttctgtgccagtctacccgaaggacccacatctacgcctgcatcaataaacctcatttcaatatatatatatatatatatatatattatagagagagagagacattttgTTTCAAACTATTACTGTTATTATTAAGTTACTATTATTGGTCGTGGTGGCCAAAGCACACCTTCCACCGGCAGTTCTCTTGCAGTAACAAAAGCCCATCTCGAAGACTGTGCCATTGTAAGTGCATAGGTGGTGCTGCACTTGAGGTAGTTCGTTTGATACCGAACTGCCTTTAAATGGTGGCAAGAAACAAAGACGCAAAAGTTCTGAGACTTCAGAGCACATTAAAGCACACAAATATGAAAACGTGGCCCTACAATTATGGGTTCCCATATTTCAAACGGTAGTGCCTTGGAACACGCACTGACATCATCCTTAAAATTGTCCTGCAATTATGTGCCTTGTATGTTCTCAGTATCTACTTCGGTCGGACAAATGGACTTCATAAGGAGCCTTTTAGGATTAGTGCAGGTTATCCTTAGGATGTATGAATGTCCTGATGCTGACATCCCAGAGACTTATAGGGGATGCCTTTGCGTTGTCTGGGATGTATATATGCTTCTCTGCTATTATAGCATATGGAGGTCACTTATGGATATCCAAAACGCTGATCCCCAAGCACGATCGGTTAACGCTCATAGTGTTGAGAATGTCACGAAACCCACAGATGTCCTGAAACACCAAGGCGCTGAAGAGGAAGTGCTTATATTGACGCGAAGCACTTTGggagtaagcgttcgcgactagcacgatagagcagcgagaggtaacacagccgatcgagcaccgaatcaaggtttatcttcctcgtcgtcgttctccctcttatagccacagccccactgctccttattttacagtacagttatctcccccgcggaaAAGGGAGCCGTCCCAGCGACCTATGGCTACgacaacacaggcggatcatagtacggcttgagacgctggacatgcacaatttcgcgtcctcgacggcgatgatccaaaggtaGCTCGAAGGGTTCCccgatatagttgactggagacgatTGGTTGATAACGTCGTATGGGCCttggtacttcgacgcgagtttcggtgacagtccaggggtaggggctgcaacccaaagccacactagcgagccaggagcataggatgcaggggcaggggaagtttctcgaaggtgcttctggcgttgctggtcttcggACGTAAAGATACgggatagcttgcgacactcttctgcgtgtgcagcagcttcagacaaggtagtggtttccgtggtgtcagggcggtacggaaggatagtatccattgtgaagaaaggttcgcgtccgtacagtagaaagaagggcgaaaatcgcgtggtagtctgcgtggcggtattgtaagcgtaggtcagaaatggtagaacatggtcccatttgctttgttcggatgcaacgtacatgaccagcatgtcacccagagtgcgattaaagcgctcggtcatgccattggtctacggatggtatgcagtagtggtgcgatgaatgatgcggcattctttgaggagagcctcgatgacttcggagaggaagacgcggcctctgtcactgagtaattccctgggagctccgtggcgaaggatgatgcggcgcaggagaaaccaggcgacgtcGCGTGCGGAAGCGCTgggcaaaggggaagtttccacatagcgcgtaagatggtcggtGGTCACGATCACCCAGTGGTTGCCGTCGGATGTGAGTggcagaggtccataaatgtcgatgccgactcgatcaaaagcacgtgctgggcaaggcaaaggctgcaatggagcggttgaacgacgaggaggatctttgcggcg contains the following coding sequences:
- the LOC119444022 gene encoding uncharacterized protein LOC119444022 isoform X2; the protein is MSSRCCSARQYLQTRRLGRVVATCACVRQHESLFFVGLYAVRKHLEGRGIGTRLWRTMARRLGDCNAGLNTMPKHLSTYQNRAGFGHLDTWNTLVYTGTAVSTDKLARPTDELGAVPVSAKLLPQVIAYDALVHCYNREKAVTYTVYDTDGFARAVVRRRPDGSEVVCGFGKIGTNILGGAMMGPVYAEDRQAADVLLRALVDGNPLTRVGLVMMVVDCNPDGIALAEDLGLESKRRVPRCYRRAIVPARFDHIFAQHDVNFSAF